The region GGTGGTGTTGGCATATTCGATTAGCCAAACAATGTCGGCTGGATAAGGATAGTGTTCCCTACTCCTGCTCAACATAAGCTGAGCCTTGCTCCTGATTGTTGATGGAAATGCTTTGATAGCGAAGCGTACCTTTCACCACAACTTCGTCGCCAGAGTTGGGAGGCGGTTGTTGGGTTAGCACCCAAATTTCGCCAGTGGGATCTTGCAACTTGTAAACTGTTCCGCCGAGGAGAGGGACGCGATCGCCCACTTTTCCCTTGACATACACCGTTGACGCTTGCTTGGGCAACTTCAACAACACTTCAATTGGCGTAGTTTGCACAGTGGGCGATGGCTTCTGCGGCTCCGAACCAGACAAGCCACCACACCCCGCCAAGAGCATCACCCCCAGCAGGAGGATGGCATGAGTCCAATAGGGGGACATGAGCCAAATTGAGTTAATCCGTTTGCTAGAAAGCATCACCGAATTCAATCTGAAAAAGTGTCCTTGACAGGCGATCGCAGTGCTAGCATAGATCGCCGGCCTGCTAAACGTCATCTCACTCACCACGGTTATGTCTACCCAAACTGCTCAACTGCTGGATGGAAAAGCCCTCGCCCAACGAATGCAGGCAGAACTGGCTGAACAAATCCAGGCAATGCAAAGTCAAAAAGGGCGTTCCCCCGGTTTAGCTGTGTTGATGGTAGGCGATAACCCTGCCAGCGCTGCCTATGTACGGAATAAAGAACGTGCCTGTGAACGGGTAGGCATTGCCTCGTTTGGTAAACACTATCCAGTGAACGTTTCCCAAGCCGAGCTAGAAGCCGATATTGAAGCCCTGAACCAAGACAATCGCGTTGATGGCATTCTGGTGCAATTGCCCCTTCCTGACCATCTGGATTCTGTCGCACTGCTCAACAAAATTCATCCCGACAAAGATGCAGATGGTTTGCATCCGGTCAATTTGGGACGGTTGGTGCGTGGAGAAACTGGATTGCGAAGCTGCACCCCCGCTGGCGTGATGCGAATTCTGCAGGATTATCAGATCGACATCAAAGGTAAACACGCTGTTGTAGTTGGGCGCAGCATTTTGGTCGGCAAGCCCCAAGCCCTGTTGCTGCTCGAAGCCGATGCCACCGTCACTATTGCCCACTCTAAAACTGCTAATTTAAGCGAAATTACTCGCTCAGCCGATATTTTGATTGCCGCGATTGGGCGTCCCGATTTCATCAAAGCTGACATGGTAAAACCCGGTGCCACAGTGATTGATGTGGGCATTAACCGAATTATTGATTATGAGGGCAAGTCTCGCCTAGTGGGGGATGTAGATTTTGCGGCAGTGCAGGCGATCGCGGCTCACCTTACCCCCGTTCCTGGCGGTGTCGGACCCATGACGGTCACCATGTTGTTGCAAAACACCTTTCAAAGTTATCTGGCAAAAATCCAATAAGGGTTCGTGCTTCACGCCCACCCAAAATTTAGGAACTTAAACCTGGAAGGTAGAAACTGTTCACGTTACTTTATGACGCAGGTGTACAAAAAGCTCCGTAAAATGGTTAGGAATACAAACCTGGATAACGGGATTGAATCAACAGACAACAAACTGGGAGGCGATAGGCATCATGGTAATGACGGGCGACTTACGGGCGTCCCAACGGGAGTTCCAATTTGACCTAGCAACCTATCTAGCAGAGCGTCAAGCCCAAGTAGAAGCTGCCCTTGATCGCTCCCTGCCGATAATTTACCCAGAGAAGATTTACGAAGCAATGCGCTACTCGCTGATGGCAGGAGGCAAACGGCTTCGCCCAATTTTATGCCTGGCAACCTGCGAGTTGACTGGAGGCACGGTTGAAATGGCTATGCCTACTGCGTGTGCTCTGGAAATGATCCATACGATGTCGCTAATTCACGATGATTTGCCCGCGATGGACAATGACGATTATCGTCGCGGCAAACTCACTAATCACAAAGTTTTTGGAGAAGACGTGGCAATTCTGGCAGGCGATGGGTTGCTTGCCTATGCGTTTGAACACGTTGCGATCGAAACCAAAGGGGTGGCACCGGAACGACTGTTAAAGGTTGTTGCCATGCTGGGTCGGGCAGTGGGAGCCGCCGGACTGGTGGGTGGACAGGTTGTTGATCTAGAGTGTGAAGGCAAATCGGATGTTTCGTTAGAAACACTCAATTTCATCCACAATCACAAAACGGCTGCCCTGCTAGAAGCATCGGTTACGTCTGGAGCCGTCCTTTCAGGAGCTTCTGATGAGGACGTGCAGCGCTTACTTCGCTACGCTCAGAACATTGGTTTAGCATTTCAGATCGTGGATGATATTTTGGATATTACTGCTACTCAAGAAGAGCTTGGCAAAACGGCTGGTAAGGACTTGACTGCTCAGAAGGCGACCTATCCCAGTATCTGGGGATTGGAAGAATCCCGACGGCAGGCTGACAAATTAATCAGCGATGCTAAGTCTGAACTAGGTCTGTTTGGAGAGAAAGCGATCGCGCTGGTTGCGATTGCAGATTTCATCACTGCTCGAACTCACTAAACTTTTTCGGTTATTAAATCGCTCTCACACATCATTTCTATTCTCGGCACACCTCTCTCACCCATCCAAACAACATGCAGGACTTTGGCGATATTCTCAATAACCAGGTGCTGCTGGTTGCAATTGCAGCCTGTTTAATCGCTCAATTACTCAAAGTGTTTGTTGAACTGGCTAAAAACGGGAAAGTGAACATTCGTTCCCTGGTTGAAACTGGCGGAATGCCCAGCGCACACTCAGCATTTGTCACAGCTCTTGCCAGCGGAGTAGGGCAGGCACTTGGCTGGGCAAGCCCAGAGTTTGCGATGGCAGCCGTGTTTGCTGGAATTGTCATGTACGATGCTGCAGGTGTACGGCAAGCAGCGGGAAAACAAGCCCGTGTTCTTAATCAGATCATTGATGAATTCTTTCAGGGCGATCATCATTTTAACGAAGATCGCCTCAAAGAGTTATTGGGACACACACCATTTCAGGTCGTTGCTGGCTCAGTTCTCGGTGTCGCTATTTCCTGGGTCGCTGAAATCGCTTATTAAGCGTACCCTTCTTGAATCTTTTACGGCATTACCTATCCTTCGTTCAAATCAATATTCTTTCTGAGTTGAGGTAATTTGGCTCAAAAGCTGTTGTGTAACAGCGGTGGGCTGATCGGACTGCATAATTGCCCTGACAACGGCAACTCGCCTGGCACCAGCAGCTAATACATCTTGTACATTGGTTGCATCGATACCACCGATCGCGAACCAGGGAATAGTAGCAGCGTGTTCTGCGGCATAGCGCACATACTCCAAACCAGCAGCGGCTCGACCTGCTTTGGTAGGCGTTGCGTACACTGGACCGACCCCAATATAGTCTGCACCTTCTTGAATGGCGCGATGCATCTCGTCTGGATTTTTAGTCGAACATCCAATTATGCGCTGTGAACCTAGCAGTCGCCGTGCCAGCGGCAGGGGTAAATCCTGTTGTCCCAAATGCACACCATCGGCTCCAACAGCAAGAGCAATATCGACGCGATCGTTAACAATAAACAACGCGCCAAAGCGATGGCAAAGTTGGCACAATTGATGAGCCGTTACCAACCGGGTCTCATCATCTGCCTCCTTATCTCGATGCTGCACCAATGTTAGACCTCCTTGTAAAGCAGCTTCGACAGTGGCAAAGAGCTTTTCGGAAGGAGCCGTAACCAGATACAACCGTGCCGACTGGAGCTTTTGTTGATAGTCATGGCGAATCAGTTGACTTTCTAGCGTGTAAACTCGGTACCGCATTTGCTTGCAGGCAGCACCCATATCAGCCCGATACACCTTTCCATACTCTTCCAACACGCGCAGTGCTTCCTGCACCCGGCACAAATTAGCCTGAAGCACTTGCTGAATATCCGCCCGTTGCTCTTCACTAGGATGGGTTAGCTCAGTCCCTGCATCGCTGGGAGTATCTCTTGCAGCTCGCAGTTCCGCTGTATGCCACTGGGCTAGTTCCTGCCGTAACGTTTTGCATTCTTCGGTTAGTTGCGCATTGTCCAACCCAAATCGGCACCATTCTTCGATAATCCGCAGTCCTTCCCGTGCCCGGTCCAAATTGGCATCCAAAATGCGATACAGCGATAGTTGAATAAATCGATTTTGGTTATGCATTGCGCTCATTCAAACGGTTTTACTTTTTAAGCATACTTAGCGAAACATTCAGTTGAATGGATGAATTCTGCTAACCAAATTGCAACTTGTTTACATAGTCGGGTTTTGCTGGGCAACTGTGTTAGAGGATCCAAAATGGTGAAAATTTAGTGGTTCATCTGCTCTGAAATGAAGTACAACGTTTAAGTTATTCCCATTCAAGTTCCGTGGCTATTGGAGCGATTTTATCAGGGCTGCATAATTCAGAATTTGAGTGCCAGGAGAAGGGCGTTGAAATCTATCACTTCACACAATCCTGATTACGATCGCAGAGTTCCCGTTATCAAGTACCTCGCTTTGCGGTCTTCTAGGTGGCTCAGCGTTAGCTTGATGTTTTGGCTTTTGATTGGCTTCAAGGGTTCCAGTGCGATCGCCCAATCTTCAGTTCCACAACCCGATTCAGATGCTCAATCTGCCAATTCCGATGCAGTAGCTGTGCTTCATGTTAATCCAAACAGTGGTGATGATGCGACTGCAGATGGCAGCGATCGCGCTCCCTTTAAAACTATCACCCGCGCCTTAGAGTTTGCCCAACCTAACTCTGTTATTCAGCTTGCTCCTGGCACTTACAGCACCCAAACTGGCGAGAGTTTTCCCATCGCCCTGA is a window of Leptolyngbyaceae cyanobacterium JSC-12 DNA encoding:
- a CDS encoding hypothetical protein (IMG reference gene:2510098007); its protein translation is MSPYWTHAILLLGVMLLAGCGGLSGSEPQKPSPTVQTTPIEVLLKLPKQASTVYVKGKVGDRVPLLGGTVYKLQDPTGEIWVLTQQPPPNSGDEVVVKGTLRYQSISINNQEQGSAYVEQE
- a CDS encoding 5,10-methylene-tetrahydrofolate dehydrogenase/methenyl tetrahydrofolate cyclohydrolase (IMG reference gene:2510098008~PFAM: Tetrahydrofolate dehydrogenase/cyclohydrolase, NAD(P)-binding domain; Tetrahydrofolate dehydrogenase/cyclohydrolase, catalytic domain); protein product: MSTQTAQLLDGKALAQRMQAELAEQIQAMQSQKGRSPGLAVLMVGDNPASAAYVRNKERACERVGIASFGKHYPVNVSQAELEADIEALNQDNRVDGILVQLPLPDHLDSVALLNKIHPDKDADGLHPVNLGRLVRGETGLRSCTPAGVMRILQDYQIDIKGKHAVVVGRSILVGKPQALLLLEADATVTIAHSKTANLSEITRSADILIAAIGRPDFIKADMVKPGATVIDVGINRIIDYEGKSRLVGDVDFAAVQAIAAHLTPVPGGVGPMTVTMLLQNTFQSYLAKIQ
- a CDS encoding geranylgeranyl pyrophosphate synthase (IMG reference gene:2510098009~PFAM: Polyprenyl synthetase), which encodes MVMTGDLRASQREFQFDLATYLAERQAQVEAALDRSLPIIYPEKIYEAMRYSLMAGGKRLRPILCLATCELTGGTVEMAMPTACALEMIHTMSLIHDDLPAMDNDDYRRGKLTNHKVFGEDVAILAGDGLLAYAFEHVAIETKGVAPERLLKVVAMLGRAVGAAGLVGGQVVDLECEGKSDVSLETLNFIHNHKTAALLEASVTSGAVLSGASDEDVQRLLRYAQNIGLAFQIVDDILDITATQEELGKTAGKDLTAQKATYPSIWGLEESRRQADKLISDAKSELGLFGEKAIALVAIADFITARTH
- a CDS encoding hypothetical protein (IMG reference gene:2510098010~PFAM: Divergent PAP2 family); the protein is MQDFGDILNNQVLLVAIAACLIAQLLKVFVELAKNGKVNIRSLVETGGMPSAHSAFVTALASGVGQALGWASPEFAMAAVFAGIVMYDAAGVRQAAGKQARVLNQIIDEFFQGDHHFNEDRLKELLGHTPFQVVAGSVLGVAISWVAEIAY
- a CDS encoding thiamine-phosphate diphosphorylase (IMG reference gene:2510098011~PFAM: Thiamine monophosphate synthase/TENI~TIGRFAM: thiamine-phosphate pyrophosphorylase) — encoded protein: MSAMHNQNRFIQLSLYRILDANLDRAREGLRIIEEWCRFGLDNAQLTEECKTLRQELAQWHTAELRAARDTPSDAGTELTHPSEEQRADIQQVLQANLCRVQEALRVLEEYGKVYRADMGAACKQMRYRVYTLESQLIRHDYQQKLQSARLYLVTAPSEKLFATVEAALQGGLTLVQHRDKEADDETRLVTAHQLCQLCHRFGALFIVNDRVDIALAVGADGVHLGQQDLPLPLARRLLGSQRIIGCSTKNPDEMHRAIQEGADYIGVGPVYATPTKAGRAAAGLEYVRYAAEHAATIPWFAIGGIDATNVQDVLAAGARRVAVVRAIMQSDQPTAVTQQLLSQITSTQKEY